The following coding sequences lie in one Epinephelus moara isolate mb chromosome 17, YSFRI_EMoa_1.0, whole genome shotgun sequence genomic window:
- the LOC126404288 gene encoding oocyte zinc finger protein XlCOF6-like isoform X1 — MSKVQMLRSLVKQRLTAAAEEIFGVVERTIADYEEELCRSKEENERQRKLLDAVFNPQLRLHRADVQQLLVVKEEVPPEQQEWSSSVDQEDPEPPHIKWEQEELWISQEGEQLQGLEEDDITKFTFTPVPVKSEDDEEKPQSSQLHQRHTEQMETEAEGEDCGGPEPARNSDPDTHLQPETDDKYGESSEPETDDSDDWTETREPQSDVQQLLVVKKEVPPEQQERSYSVDQEDPEPPHIKWEQEELWISQEGEQLQALEEDDIIKFTSTPVPVKSEDDEEKPQSSQLHQRHTEQMCGGPEPARNSDPDTHLQPETDDSDGWTETREPQSGLNSLKNDQVPVNDLIDGEKRFSCSECGKRFGYRQYLKIHMRSHTGEKPFSCSECGKRFGRSEVLKVHMRSHTGEKTFRCSECGKRYGDRKTLRVHMRTHVGKKPFSCTECGKKISSMRGLKVHMRSHTREKPFSCSECGKRFGYRQYLKIHMRSHTGEKPFSCSECGKRFGRSEVLKVHMRSHTREKTFRCSECGKRFGRSEHLKRHMRSHTGEQPFSCSECGKTFGGSEVLKRHMRSHAGEKPFSCSECGKRFEYSEDLKMHMRSHTGDKPFSCSECGKRFGQNELLKRHMSSHTGEKPFSCSECGKKFGGSEVLKRHMRSHAGEKPFSCSECGKRFGRSEVLKRHMRSHIGEKPFSCSECGKRFEYSEDLKMHMRSHTGEKPFSCSECGKRFGRNEHLKRHMSSHTGEKPFSCSECGKRFGRSEVLKRHMSSHSGEKPFSCSECGKRFGRSEVLKRHMSCHSGEKPLSCSECGKRFEYSEDLKIHMRSHIGEQPFCCPESGKGSNEREYL, encoded by the exons atgtctaaagtccaaatgctgagatcgttggtgaagcagcgactaactgcggctgctgaagagatatttgggGTGGTTGAAAGAACGATAGCAGATTACGAGGAGGAACTTTGTCGatcaaaagaggagaacgagCGACAACGGAAACTACTGGACGCTGTTTTCAACCCTCAGCTTCggttacacagagcag acgtccagcagctgttggtagttaaagaagaggttccccctgagcagcaggagtggagctccagtgtggaccaggaggacccagagcctccacatATTAAATGGGAACAGGAGGAACTCTGgatcagtcaggagggagagcagcttcaagggctggaggaggatgatatcaccaagttcacattcactcctgtccctgtgaagagtgaagatgatgaagagaaacctcagtcctcacagcttcatcaaagacacactgaacagatggaaacagaagcagagggagaggactgtggaggaccagaaccagccaggaactcagatccagatacacatttacaacctgagactgatgacaaGTATGGAGAGTCCTCTgaacctgagactgatgacagtgatgattggacggagaccagagaacctcagtcag acGTCCAGCAGTTGTTGGTGGTTAAAAaagaggttccccctgagcagcaggagaggAGCTACAGcgtggaccaggaggacccagagcctccacacattaaatgggaacaggaggaactctggatcagtcaggagggagagcagcttcaagcGCTGGAGGAGGATGATATCATCAAGTTCACATccactcctgtccctgtgaagagtgaagatgatgaagagaaacctcagtcctcacagcttcatcaaagacacactgaacagatgtgtggaggaccagaaccagccCGGAACTCTgatccagatacacatttacaacctgagactgatgacagtgatggttggacagagaccagagaacctcagtcaggtttaaacTCTCTGAAAAATGATCAAGTCCCTGTCAATGATTTGATTGATGGTGAGAAAcgatttagctgctctgagtgtgggaaacgGTTTGGTTATAGGCAATACCTGAAgatacacatgagatctcatacaggtgagaaaccatttagctgctctgagtgtgggaaaagatttggtcgaAGTGAAGTTCTAAAGGtccacatgagatctcatacgggggaaaaaacatttcgctgctctgagtgtggaaAAAGATATGGTGACAGGAAAACTCTAAGGGTACACATGAGAACTCATGTAGgaaagaaaccatttagctgcactgagtgtggaaaaaaaattagTAGTATGAGAGGTCTGAAGgtacacatgagatctcatacaagagagaaaccatttagctgctctgagtgtgggaaacgATTTGGTTACAGGCAATACCTGAAgatacacatgagatctcatacaggagagaaaccatttagctgctctgagtgtgggaaaagatttggtcgaAGTGAAGTTCTAAAGGtccacatgagatctcatacgaGGGAAAAAACATTTCGCTGCTCTGaatgtgggaaaagatttggtcgaAGTGAACATCTGAAGAGACatatgagatctcatacaggagagcaaccatttagctgctctgagtgtgggaaaacattTGGTGGAAGTGAAGTTCTGAAGAGACATATGAGATCTcatgcaggagagaaaccatttagctgctctgagtgtgggaaacgATTTGAGTACAGTGAAGATTTAAAGAtgcacatgagatctcatactgGAGataaaccatttagctgctctgagtgtggaaAAAGATTTGGTCAAAATGAACTTCTGAAGAGACATATGAgttctcatacaggagagaaaccatttagctgctctgagtgtgggaaaaaatTTGGTGGAAGTGAAGTTCTGAAGAGACATATGAGATCTcatgcaggagagaaaccatttagctgctctgagtgtggaaAAAGATTTGGTCGAAGTGAAGTTCTGAAGAGACATATGAGATCTCATAttggagagaaaccatttagctgctctgagtgtgggaaacgATTTGAGTACAGTGAAGATTTAAAGAtgcacatgagatctcatacaggagagaaaccatttagctgctctgagtgtggaaAAAGATTTGGTCGAAATGAACATCTGAAGAGACATATGAgttctcatacaggagagaaaccatttagctgctctgagtgtggaaAAAGATTTGGTCGAAGTGAAGTTCTGAAGAGACATATGAGTTCTCAttcaggagagaaaccatttagctgctctgagtgtgggaaaagatttggtcgaAGTGAAGTTCTGAAGAGACATATGAGTTGCCAttcaggagagaaaccattaagctgctctgagtgtgggaaaagatttgagTACAGTGAAGATTTAAAgatacacatgagatctcatattGGAGAGCAACCATTTTGCTGCCCTGAGAGTGGGAAAGGATCCAATGAAAGAGAATATCTGTAA
- the LOC126404288 gene encoding oocyte zinc finger protein XlCOF6-like isoform X2: protein MSKVQMLRALVKQRLTAAAEEIFGLVERMIAEYEEELCRSKEENERQRKLLDAVSNPQLRLHRADVQQLLVVKEEVPPEQQEWSSSVDQEDPEPPHIKWEQEELWISQEGEQLQGLEEDDITKFTFTPVPVKSEDDEEKPQSSQLHQRHTEQMETEAEGEDCGGPEPARNSDPDTHLQPETDDKYGESSEPETDDSDDWTETREPQSDVQQLLVVKKEVPPEQQERSYSVDQEDPEPPHIKWEQEELWISQEGEQLQALEEDDIIKFTSTPVPVKSEDDEEKPQSSQLHQRHTEQMCGGPEPARNSDPDTHLQPETDDSDGWTETREPQSGLNSLKNDQVPVNDLIDGEKRFSCSECGKRFGYRQYLKIHMRSHTGEKPFSCSECGKRFGRSEVLKVHMRSHTGEKTFRCSECGKRYGDRKTLRVHMRTHVGKKPFSCTECGKKISSMRGLKVHMRSHTREKPFSCSECGKRFGYRQYLKIHMRSHTGEKPFSCSECGKRFGRSEVLKVHMRSHTREKTFRCSECGKRFGRSEHLKRHMRSHTGEQPFSCSECGKTFGGSEVLKRHMRSHAGEKPFSCSECGKRFEYSEDLKMHMRSHTGDKPFSCSECGKRFGQNELLKRHMSSHTGEKPFSCSECGKKFGGSEVLKRHMRSHAGEKPFSCSECGKRFGRSEVLKRHMRSHIGEKPFSCSECGKRFEYSEDLKMHMRSHTGEKPFSCSECGKRFGRNEHLKRHMSSHTGEKPFSCSECGKRFGRSEVLKRHMSSHSGEKPFSCSECGKRFGRSEVLKRHMSCHSGEKPLSCSECGKRFEYSEDLKIHMRSHIGEQPFCCPESGKGSNEREYL, encoded by the exons acgtccagcagctgttggtagttaaagaagaggttccccctgagcagcaggagtggagctccagtgtggaccaggaggacccagagcctccacatATTAAATGGGAACAGGAGGAACTCTGgatcagtcaggagggagagcagcttcaagggctggaggaggatgatatcaccaagttcacattcactcctgtccctgtgaagagtgaagatgatgaagagaaacctcagtcctcacagcttcatcaaagacacactgaacagatggaaacagaagcagagggagaggactgtggaggaccagaaccagccaggaactcagatccagatacacatttacaacctgagactgatgacaaGTATGGAGAGTCCTCTgaacctgagactgatgacagtgatgattggacggagaccagagaacctcagtcag acGTCCAGCAGTTGTTGGTGGTTAAAAaagaggttccccctgagcagcaggagaggAGCTACAGcgtggaccaggaggacccagagcctccacacattaaatgggaacaggaggaactctggatcagtcaggagggagagcagcttcaagcGCTGGAGGAGGATGATATCATCAAGTTCACATccactcctgtccctgtgaagagtgaagatgatgaagagaaacctcagtcctcacagcttcatcaaagacacactgaacagatgtgtggaggaccagaaccagccCGGAACTCTgatccagatacacatttacaacctgagactgatgacagtgatggttggacagagaccagagaacctcagtcaggtttaaacTCTCTGAAAAATGATCAAGTCCCTGTCAATGATTTGATTGATGGTGAGAAAcgatttagctgctctgagtgtgggaaacgGTTTGGTTATAGGCAATACCTGAAgatacacatgagatctcatacaggtgagaaaccatttagctgctctgagtgtgggaaaagatttggtcgaAGTGAAGTTCTAAAGGtccacatgagatctcatacgggggaaaaaacatttcgctgctctgagtgtggaaAAAGATATGGTGACAGGAAAACTCTAAGGGTACACATGAGAACTCATGTAGgaaagaaaccatttagctgcactgagtgtggaaaaaaaattagTAGTATGAGAGGTCTGAAGgtacacatgagatctcatacaagagagaaaccatttagctgctctgagtgtgggaaacgATTTGGTTACAGGCAATACCTGAAgatacacatgagatctcatacaggagagaaaccatttagctgctctgagtgtgggaaaagatttggtcgaAGTGAAGTTCTAAAGGtccacatgagatctcatacgaGGGAAAAAACATTTCGCTGCTCTGaatgtgggaaaagatttggtcgaAGTGAACATCTGAAGAGACatatgagatctcatacaggagagcaaccatttagctgctctgagtgtgggaaaacattTGGTGGAAGTGAAGTTCTGAAGAGACATATGAGATCTcatgcaggagagaaaccatttagctgctctgagtgtgggaaacgATTTGAGTACAGTGAAGATTTAAAGAtgcacatgagatctcatactgGAGataaaccatttagctgctctgagtgtggaaAAAGATTTGGTCAAAATGAACTTCTGAAGAGACATATGAgttctcatacaggagagaaaccatttagctgctctgagtgtgggaaaaaatTTGGTGGAAGTGAAGTTCTGAAGAGACATATGAGATCTcatgcaggagagaaaccatttagctgctctgagtgtggaaAAAGATTTGGTCGAAGTGAAGTTCTGAAGAGACATATGAGATCTCATAttggagagaaaccatttagctgctctgagtgtgggaaacgATTTGAGTACAGTGAAGATTTAAAGAtgcacatgagatctcatacaggagagaaaccatttagctgctctgagtgtggaaAAAGATTTGGTCGAAATGAACATCTGAAGAGACATATGAgttctcatacaggagagaaaccatttagctgctctgagtgtggaaAAAGATTTGGTCGAAGTGAAGTTCTGAAGAGACATATGAGTTCTCAttcaggagagaaaccatttagctgctctgagtgtgggaaaagatttggtcgaAGTGAAGTTCTGAAGAGACATATGAGTTGCCAttcaggagagaaaccattaagctgctctgagtgtgggaaaagatttgagTACAGTGAAGATTTAAAgatacacatgagatctcatattGGAGAGCAACCATTTTGCTGCCCTGAGAGTGGGAAAGGATCCAATGAAAGAGAATATCTGTAA
- the LOC126404307 gene encoding gastrula zinc finger protein XlCGF57.1-like: MSKVQMLRSLVKQRLTAAAEEIFGLFERTIAEYEEELCRSKEENERQRKLLDAVSDPQLRLHRADVQQLLVVKEEVPPEQQEWSSSVDQEDPEPPHIKEEQEELWISQEGEQLQGLEEDDIIKFTFTPVPVKSEDDEEKPQSSQLHQRQTQQIKTEVEEEDCGEAEPARNSDLDTHLQPETDDSDGWTETREPQSGLNSLKNDQVPVSDLIVDEKRFRCSECGKTFGHRRDLKRHMRTHTGEKPFSCSECGKRFGRSGVLKEHMISHTGEKPFSCSECGKRFGRRRVLKQHMISHTGEKPSSCTECGKNFSRSGILKDHESSHTGEKPFSCSECGKKICHTGGLKVHMRSHTGEKPFICSECGKRFGYSGDLKKHMRSHTGEKPFSCSECGKSFGRSGVLKNHMKSHTGDKPFSCSECEKKFGLKLNLKKHMRSHTGEKPYGCSECGKSFGQSGDLKRHMRSHTGEKTLSCSECGKSFGQSGHLKTHMRTHTGEKPFSCSVCGKSFTQNGNLHSHMKIHAGET, from the exons atgtctaaagtccaaatgctgagatcgttggtgaagcagcgactaactgcggctgctgaagagatatttgggctgtttgaaagaacgatagcagagtacgaggaggaactttgtcgatcaaaagaggagaacgagCGACAACGGAAACTACTGGACGCTGTTTCTGACCCTCAGCTTCggttacacagagcag acgtccagcagctgttggtggttaaagaagaggttccccctgagcagcaggagtggagctccagtgtggaccaggaggacccagagcctccacacattaaagaggaacaggaggaactctggatcagtcaggagggagagcagcttcaagggctggaggaggatgatATCATCAAGTTCACAttcactcctgtccctgtgaagagtgaagatgatgaagagaaacctcagtcctcacagcttcatcaaagacaaACTCAGCAGATAAAGACAGAAGTGGAAGAAGAGGACTGTGGAGAAGCAGAACCAGCCAGGAATTCAGATTTggatacacatttacaaccagagactgatgacagtgatggtTGGACggagaccagagaacctcagtcaggtttaaacTCTCTGAAAAATGATCAAGTCCCTGTcagtgatttgattgttgatgagAAACGATTTAggtgctctgagtgtgggaaaaccTTTGGTCACAGAAGAGAtctgaagagacacatgagaactcatacaggagagaaaccatttagctgttctGAGTGTGGCAAAAGATTTGGTCGTAGTGGAGTTCTAAAGGAGCACATGAtatctcatacaggagagaaaccatttagctgttctGAGTGTGGCAAAAGATTTGGTCGTCGTAGAGTTCTGAAGCAACACATGATATCTCATACAGGTGAGAAACCATCTAGCTGCACTGAGTGTGGGAAAAATTTTAGTCGTAGTGGAATTCTGAAGGACCACGAGAgctctcatacaggagagaaaccatttagctgctctgaatgtgggaaaaaaatTTGTCATACGGGAGGTCTGAAGgtacacatgagatctcatacaggagagaaaccatttatctgctctgagtgtgggaaaagatttggttacAGTGGAGatctgaagaaacacatgagatctcatacaggagaaaaaccatttagctgctctgagtgtggcaAAAGTTTTGGTCGTAGTGGAGTTCTGAAGAATCACATGAAATCTCATACAGGAGacaaaccatttagctgctctgaatgtgaaaaaaaatttgGTCTAAAGTTAAatctgaagaaacacatgagatctcatacaggagagaaaccatatggctgctctgagtgtggcaAAAGCTTTGGTCAAAGTGGAGATTTGAAGagacacatgagatctcatacaggagaaaaaacattgagctgctctgagtgtggcaAAAGCTTtggtcaaagtggacatttgaaGACGCACATGCGAACGCATACAGGAGAAAAACCGTTTAGCTGCTCAGTTTGTGGGAAATCATTTACACAAAATGGAAATTTACATTCACACATGAAAATTCATGCGGGAGAAACGTGA